In the genome of Populus trichocarpa isolate Nisqually-1 chromosome 10, P.trichocarpa_v4.1, whole genome shotgun sequence, the window GTGCTTAAACCTTagtaaaactaaaataacttaattacttGAACACATCAATACTCGACTCGACTTGATTTAATTACTCgtgcaaataaaattaattttttttatttgtatagatTTTGAATATGTGTGAAATATAATCAAGATACATGGAGATACAAACGCAGgatattaaatctaaatataattttaagtttatgattttaaaaacttaaaaatttatcttaatttttttttaatgttgtttataAGGTAATGGCATGATTGACAAATGGTCAATAGTCTTATATAAGAGGTATTTTATAAAAGAGGAAAATATTATAActgtagttttgtttttttaattttaacaagaaacatgatacattatttttatttttatttttatcataaaaaatagttttaaaaggGGGTAATTAAGTGTgattattaaatatgaaaagatattaaattatccTTGTGATCCTTTCAtaatcatcataattattaaaataatttatttctttagatctgcaagttaatttataattgcatGCTAAGTTTAGAGTACATGATGTCTATTTTCTTAtagattctaaaaaaattatatttcacttgGTTGTGAATAATTACTgggtattttggatttttaggtgttattttttatttcttaattatcaGAATAATTTTCTGCTATATATGAtgtattaaagaaaattaatgaaTCATTCACGTATCGTCTCTTTAGGGTCTGTTTGGGATTATGGTAGCGGTGatggttcaaagtgtttttcacttagaaatgcatcaaaatgaagtttttttattttttaaaaattatttttaatatcagcacatcaaaacaatctaaaaacataaaaaaattatttaaaataaaaaaaattaaaatttttaaaaacacagttCAAATACACCCTTATTTATAAAACATACCCATAGAAGACTGCAGACTTTACATCTGTTGAtttcttcctttccttctctttgtgAAATCCCAAGTTCTCAACTCCTTTTaacgagaaaaatatattgcgGAGCCTAAAGCAAAAACTTAGGGTATCAACTTCACTCCAATGGATTTGACTCTTGTAAACACCATTAAGAGCTTGAATGAGAGAAGGGCTTTCTCAAAATCTAATTTAGGCTATATTTAACGGGAGAAAATCcagatcaagaaaaacaaaacaaaaaatgagagGGTATATAATTCTTATCTAGCACCTACCTACCGATTATAATTTTGAGGGGTATATTGTGCTTTTGCTAGTGTCTCCCCCTCCATTTTCCTTCGCTGTGCTCCTCCCTCCACTCTCAACAATCATCAAAGTTGAAATATTTCCCTTTGATCTCTCTCTAGAACACATTTTTTTAGTCTAATAGTTAATATAAGAgcattttagttattaaataaaaaataatgtttttttgttgattttattttactaaaatgtTAAGTGCAAGATACAAACTACTGTGTTCTTTAAAAACTTGATatgcaaatataatttcaaggtTTGCAAAATTTTAGCAATATCAACAAGGCCGAAGAGTTAGGCCCATTGGaaatcaacatgaaaaaatcatggCCTGTTAGGTTTGGGTTTTATATCAgaccagttaaaaaaaactgCAACTTAGATGAGGCCCATATTGTGATTGGACTCTCCATAACACATGACATGGGCTTCAGTAATTTGGAGCGGGAAAGAAACCACGTCGTTTAGAAATGGAATGGAATGGAACGGAGAATGAAGAATGAAGCTTATAGCCGCTCCATTTCTGTGAAATCACTCCCACGCACACTACTCATCTGCTCAGTTCATGGCAATGGCAGCAGTAGAAGCTTCTCTTCTGTCACTTTGCTGCCCTTCTTCTCCATTcaaggtaatttaattaatcaaaactaTTATCTCATGGTATTAAAACACCCCCGTTAttagtttagtttttctttttacttgacAGGGAAACTTGACAGGATTGAAGCCCAAGGCATGCAACTTCACTTGTCTTAAACTCCATTCTAAGAAGAAAAGACCATTGGTGATCATCAgccaagcagcagcagcagcttctgTGGTTACTACATCTCCAGGAGTGAGGTTCAGGCTGGACAATCTGGGCCAGCAACCGGGGTCtagaaagaaagggaagagaaaGGGAAGAGGTATCTCTGCAGGACAAGGAAACAGTTGTGGTTTTGGCATGAGAGGTCAGAAATCTCGGTCTGGTCCTGGTGTTCGAAAAGGGTTTGAGGGTGGACAAGTGCCTCTGTACCGCCGTATCCCTAAATTGCGTGGAATTGCTGGAggtactctttttttctttctctttaatttattgtgtagtaaattattaatgaattcgttttttcatgtttgatcaATTAACAATTCTTAACATTAggattattatcattattgttatGGGAAGATTTTTATTGATGTATGTTTCTGTAATTGGATTTCTGTAGAAGGATAGAGCCGAGAGAATTTCAATAATGATTTATGTTTACTTTCAATCTTGAATTACATCTTTTGACAGAGTGTTTTCTCTTTATTCCGAATTTGCTGTGGAACTCTGAGATAGAGTAAAAAAGTTTCGTCCTTTCCCCATGAGCTTTGCCTTTTGTTAATTCTTCAATATTTCTGAATTCTTGGTGATGGTTTCCCCTAGGATGTGGTGATGCACAATGAATCCTTGTAGAAATACTGAGCCAGTATTGTCTTTCTTTGAGTTTAAAATGATCAATACTCAATTCTGAAGGCGTTTACGTGGTTATGTTGACCATATAATGTCCCGGATAGAATGGTTAACCTTAAGAAATACTCAATTCTGGAGGCCTTTGCGTGGTTATGTTGACCATATAATATCCCAGATAGAGTGGTTAACCTTGTATACCTATTGATGAAATTTGCTGGtgacatctattttttctatcatagACATAAACGAAAAGATTCCAGCACCATGAATGTTAGTTGAGTATGGGTTTGAAAATTCATGGTTTTGCCTTGCTAAGATCAATCAATAGTGGGTGAACTAAATGGACATCTCACTACCATTTAGTGTGGAGTAATGCGAAATTCTCTCAAACCTCTTGTGATTGTTGAAGTGGTGaagaatatattattatacagGGTTGCTTCTGTGTTTCTGGtgctttttaattaaaccatGTAGCACAACTTGAAAGTCGGGAAGGATTCATTTTTTGATTGGCAATAGTAGGCATCAATAGTGCTTTATGGAATGTCTTAGGGCCAACAAGTTCCTCTATCGCCTTTTTGTTTGATTCACATTCACTGTACATgccatgaaattgaattttgtttttttttttttactatctttTCTCCGCACAGGGAGACTTGAATGTTTTAATGATGTGTGTTTTCATATTTATAAACATGCTGGAatgcttttgtttctttcaaaggTATGCATGTGGGGTTGCCAAAATATGTCCCTGTCACTTAAAAGACATAACAGCAGCAGGATTCCAAGAGGGAGATGAGGTATCACTAGAGACTTTGAAGGAGAAAGGTTTGATCAACCCATCAGGAAGAGAAAGGACACTCCCTTTGAAGGTGTGTGATAGTTCTATCTATGATTGATATGATTACAAAACTTTCACTGGTATGTTTGAAATGTTtacatattttcttgatttaggTGATATCTGTGACACAGAAAGACCTAGGATCTTCATGTCATCCCGTGATATTTTAATTTGGCCACTTGGTTCAGATGTCTATTCTGTTTGTTCTTGCCATAAGCCCATCAACACTTTAGTCTGATTTTGTATGCTATTATGAATGTGTCTAAATCGCAAATAAGTAcatgtgaataaataaatttaggaatTCTGAACTAGGTAAACCATCAATCTGGGATGATTGTCAAAGTGAAAAGATGCAAGGGTCAAGCTTTATATTATCAGGCCTTCTATGTGACTGGTGAGAGattttcaaatatcatttatAAGGTGACTAAAAATGAAGGCATGTTTGccttctattattttattttatttttgttttgctgaaAGGATTTACCCATCCTCCTTTTGATATTGTTTGAAGCTCCAAATTGTTCAGCATATAGCCATATCTTGCGGGTCTCTCCTCTGGTTTTCAGAGCATCCGTTATTCCTTGCATTTGGTTTTTAATGAAGTGCAGCGTAGTGGAAATAACAGTTGCATGCTGTTTCTATCTGGTTCTGATGCCTCCAGTTGGGATACGTGTTTTACTTCTTATAGGGgtagtagaaaaaataaaaattgaagcaaaggttcTAGATGAACCAGACCTGTTTCGCCTTAGTATATTGTGTTTTATCCAAACAAAAAAGGAGGCCTTTATTTCCAGTGAGCTCGTGGTATCTTTTAGCGTGTCATGCGAATTTTGATTCCAAAACCCTAGAAAATCGAGCTAAGATGATACCATTATCTGTCCTTGCAGCTGTTTAAAGACTACTGTGATAATCCTATATATTGTCAGTATTTTTGTTATATGGAAATTATAAGCTGCAGTGGTCGAAATCTCTAGTCCGCTGCTTGTCATGGAATGAAGAGACTCCAGTTGATTTCCTAGAAAGGAGAGAAGACAGATCAAGTCAATTGCATGTGAGAGCCACAAATCACAGTAGTGTTTTCTAGTAGTTGACTTTGAGACatgcttattttcttttggatttagGTTCTGGGTGATGGAGAGCTGAGTGTCAAGCTGAACATCAAAGCTCGTGCCTTTTCAGCAGCGGCCAAGGAGAAACTTGAGGCTGCTGGATGCTCTCTTACTGTTTTACCTGGCCGAAAGAAGTGGGTGAAACCATCAGTTGCTAAGAACCTTGCCCGTGCAGAAGAATACTTTGCTAAGAAACGAGCTGCCGCCGCCGCATCTGAACCAACCGCAGCTTAAATCATTTgtcctttgatttttataccTTCATTCAGCATGTGGGGAAGTAGATTTTTCTGTTTGGTAGGTGTTTTTGGGAGCTCCCTATTTTGTAATTTCTTGCATTtatatctcttatttatttatctaatgcCTTTCTgtaatttggttaaaaatttgcagcttccctccctccctccgtCCCTCGCTCTCTCTCCACTCTCCAGTAGCCAAAATTTCTCTCTCGGTAAAGGTATTATACCCCAGTTATGCTTTCATGTCAAGATCAACTTTTGGGAAGGGGGTAAAAATGGCACTTGGGAAAATCAATGGTGCCATCATCCAATAATCACAAGAGGATAATATCAGCCAGAAGAAACCGAGTCCAGGAAAATCCAACCATTGGTCTTTTCCAGTAAATTTACTTTGTGGATGAAACTTCCTCGCAGGATTAGATTGCCAACAAGGAAAGCCAAGCCATCGCACATCACACCCTCCACTAGATTTTGTCTTGATCGTTCCAAATTGTTAGCATCACAAAATAAGAATCTCAAATTGGGATTTATACTAGTCAATGCAATTCACCAAATCTAATAGTTGTCACAATCACACTTGCTTATTTCACTTTGTTATTCATATTCTATGGATTAAGACACAATCCATATGCTTTATTAGTCATATTCCTAGCATGACGCAATGGCTTTAGATTGAACAATATTGCGTGGCGCCTAAATTGGTGAAGTGGtgagaaaaaggagagaagaggAGCATTAGGCATGGAATTCTTCTAGCAATTAAGTGTTAATAATTTGGATTTATGCCTCTTTTGACAAAGAATCAATTGATCACGCACTTTAGCTAAGATTTAGTTTGCACTGCTCCTGGGAAGAAAGTAACAAGTGGAAGCACAATGGGCCATACTAATCAAACTAGTATTGTTCGCCAGATTGCAAGACCTAACTTTACTACCCTTGCTAACTTGTGGAGTGTGGTTAGGAAAGACTCACTGTTCAAatggtaattttttcttttaaaaaagaaaaaggaaaagaccTCCTTACTTAACTATAGAGTTGattaaaacttttgaaaaagACCGTCACGTACCTTGAAAAATGCCTGCTATTCCCTCTTTCTTGCTTGTcaagttaaatttaattgatttaattatccTATGTTGTAAGCGGATTATCTGAATGATGACATATGGGCATGATGGCATGAATTAGGTCAAGTGTTCCAGTGGTCGGTCATAGCAGGAAATGGCATCAACCATAGGTTCATAAGTCACGACCTTTCTTCTTGTCGCTGCCTTGCTCTCAATAAATCATTTTGAGGTACTGTTGCTAAAACGTTGTGCTTCTCAGTTGCAGGCTCTGGCTTGATTTgttgaaattaagagtttggcAGTGTAGTtacgggtgcttttcaaataacttttcgtgtcaaaatacatgtcagtgatgtttttttattttttaaaaattatttttaacatcagcacattaaaacgatccaaaacatataaatcatattaaaacttaataaaaaaaattttaatttttttttaaaaacacggattgaaccgcgtttccaaacgcttTCTTATAATAACCGTGGCCTTGTTTGCGTTGTCATGTAGCCCTTGGACCAGCATCATTACCACAACAAATCAAATCGTAGCTAAGTTAACCAGCACATCAAATCAAATCGTAGCTAGGTTAACCAGCACATCAAATCAAATCGTAGCTAGTCTGCATGATTTGGTGGAGATCGAAAATCCAGTACATATGAACTGCAAAGAACCAATCTTAACCAACACAGTTTTcatttctcaaaaaaagaaaacacaaaatgaCATAGTTTCACACGTTCGTGCATCTGTTCTTGTATATTTAAGGTACGATGAAGAGTATATATCACCAAAGTTGAGACAAGCAAGGAAAATGTCTTGAAGATCGTGGAATTAAATGACTGATTTGACAGGTGGCGCGTATATAttctaaacaaaatcaaattttcctACCAAGATATATTGATTTTCGGGTCAGTTGCTGATTCTTTTCCCTGGATTTcatcaaaaattttattatactttCAGATCATAGTGAAGATCTCTACTTGTATGTTTTCGAATAAATTTTTGGATcgattttcatataataaattaGATAGACTATTCATATATGAACTAGAaaatttataacaattttacTTCTTATAATGATTTGAGGTTTGAATTATAGcgataaaaaatatgaatagcTGATTATACCCTTTCGACTATCATACCAGCCTCTTTTAGATTTCTTAAAATAATCCTTCAAGGATGTATATTGATAAACAACTATTCAATGGCTCGTGCTTAACTGTgggataaattatttttcttaataatataataatacagTATTTAAacattattaacatattttaaagaagaaaaaaagttatgatgCGAGTCATAGACCCTACTAGATCTAATAAAATAGTTTCATTTAactatatagtaaaaaaaacaatgataataaatcaatcaaaatttaaaagaaaaaaaatgataatgatgacTAGGAGAAGAAAATacttgctaaaaaaaaacacaaagctaaaccaatattaaatgataatttttttttaaaaaaaaacaaatgtcttGAACCAACCCGAGTTAGCATAATAAACTCATAAACCAGGTTGGGAGGCTGGCAAccttagaaaacaaattaaaaataatatatatagatgaCTAATTCCCAGCAATCCAATTTTGCTGTTATGGTAGAAGTCAGATATCGAAATAACGAGAAGTAaagaacaaaaacttaaaaataataattgaatgaGCTCATGCAATATAAATTTCGTTTTGTGTGGGATGATTCAAACTTTTCAACGAGTTTTTAATGCTTGAGGGTatttggattattattttttaagaaaaaaagaaagggagagagagagagaaatcatTTGATGGTTTAAGGTTCCGGATGAAACTGgaaaaattgactaaaaaattaGGTATTTTAGAGACAAAAACTACTAAATTGATTACAGTTCAACAGTTTAATATTGTTCAAGTTGTTAATATTGCaggttaaatataattttaggaaagaaaagtaaataaataaataatgttctgaaaaatagatgaaattaaaaaatttgacagtaaaagattgttttaaaagcaaaacCAGTAGAATCTCGACAACTCAATACATGGACGCCCTTTAGTTGACAACTAAATTGTAATTTACtcgaaaattaattattataactgGGGTTTCCCATCTCCTTCACTGTTGTGGcccccttttttatatttttccttttgtatgttttccatttttttctcttcttttttttttaaaaaaattcaatcttccattttttaccttaaacaaaattttgatcTGACCCATCGCAGAGACAGGcgaaataattattaatatatatatatatataaagcaatccAAGTGGTAGAGCGCGTGTCCTCGTAAAATgctacagagagagagagagagagagcaatcGAATAAAAAAGGCAGTATGCCGATCTGATGGAGGCATCATATCATAGATTGACACCAGACCGCTTAATGGAGGAAACGTGGCCAATGTGTCTTTTTATTCCCCAAACGAGAACCTTTTGACCAGCTTATAACATGGCTTCTGTGTTTCCTGGAACGAGCATTACCACGTGAACAAATGAGagcaaaatatattaaaattacagAGTCGTTGCATATCGCCTAAGGACATCTGGAatagtcaaataaaaaactaaaagacaaaatatattattttaatatatttaaaaataaaaaaaccattatcttAATCGTCTAATGAAAGCAGAGTAAAATGAATGGCCGGTGATATCCCAGGGGAGAGAAAGAAAGCAGGTAGGATACGAGTCGTCATCTTCACCGCCTTGCGAATCTTCAACCTCCACTATCAACCTGTTGTTTtcacattagaaagaaaaatgcaagAGCAATGTTTTTCGTTATTTCAACAAGGGCATGGAACTTTCCGTCGACTATTCTTTACCTGGAAGAATATTCAAggtagactatatatatatatatattgatgcaTCTTAAATCTTATCAAGAGTCAAGACCACACATCAGTTGTaacttttcatttcaatttttttctactctcaataaaatataaattcctaaaaatccatgaattaaataaatctattcCCATTATTTTCAAGAACAAACACCGAAACAACTTATCAATGCGCCCGgttctttctttttgtcaaataattaatttaaccgCGAGCGAGTTCTTGCAATCCTTGCTCAACTtgcatgcttctttttttttatcaacaactTGCGTGCTTTATATTCCcaacgaacaaaaaaaaacaactgcatGCTTTCTGTGCATATGTTAACAagataataattcaaaaaaaaaaaaaaaaccgtggcTTCCATCGTTTTGAACGGTTTGGTTACGTTCCCATTTTGGTGATAAATATTCAgagatattttacaaaataatattattttaaaagaagggTGCTAAAATCGATGAGATTTTTCGCGGGAGGGAGGCACCGCCTGCgtgaacaataaaatattatacagaaaaaaaaaaaaaaaaaaggctaagtGCACAGAGAAAGATAAGAAGCAAGACCTCAATTTAGTCCCTAGCACATGACAACTTTCACTATACCATTCCGAttccaaaacatatttttcaatctGGTCCGCAGCCCTTAAATTTCCACAGTACCATGAAATAGATTTAAATCTTCAAAAACCATATCTAGTCATGAAAATGATATGCATATAAACGAATCATATTAAATGCTATACAGACCAACATATCAAATAACAAATGAATGGTCCaatatgaattataatttataaattcagaatcttacaataaattataaattcaggatcaatttgaaaaaaaggtACAAGGATGTAATTAAGAAACATGACATATGTAGGACCAATatgaatatatttctaaaccaCTAGTAATGACTCGGTGAAAAAGGCGGTTGTTATTGTTGGCGTGATGTAGCACTTGCAGCCcccttactttttatttatttatttatttattttaatttatatcttaGCTGTGCTGTTGCCCAATACCCAGAcgatccccccccccccccccccccccccctcccctccctgtaaattatttttcgttTTGATTCTCTGTCTTCTTTAACTTCTGTTTTGAAACACGCTGATCCTTTCCACCTCTGACATCCATCCCCTTCTGTAGCCCCAAATAGCCACTCTCTTTATATCTCTCCaacgttttctttttctcattttctttccatttctgTTCATAATAGCTTAGCCACAACACTTCACAAAGTTCAGAGTCTTTtgcatattttctttctttaagctTGAGTTGTACAGTTCAAGCAACCAAAGGTAATACACCTAATAGCTACcagcctctctctcttttgaaTCTCCCCTCTTAtcattttatctatttaattatgttttcacCTGcagttttccagttttttttgtgtggaattGATAGATCCACAAATATTTCAGATTTGACATCCCATAAAGGctctgtttttcaattttttttaaaaaagatctcGATTTCTTAGCTCGTGAattatggatttttgtttttgtttttattttataatttcagcCATGCGTGTAACGCCGGCGGCTTCttgtcttctttttatttgaaaaaaaaaaacgagtttTGTGAGATCTGTTaataatttgtataattttacTCTAAAGTCTCAATTCGTTTTACTGGTTTTATTTGCAGGGCTTTGTTCATAgaaaaaaaggcataaaaacagcAAAGATGAATCACTGTGCGATCCAACAAAACGCTTTTTCAACCCGGGAAGAGATTCGGAGCTCCGTTTCAGTTCCAGTCTCGGACAGGAGAGACCCAGTGGTTTGCCCCAAACCCAGACGGCTCGGTCTGTTAAACAACTACCCTGCCAGGTCTATCAGATTTCAGCTCAGGTAATATTTCCTTAAAATTTTCacctactgttttttttttttcttcatgaaaaat includes:
- the LOC18102568 gene encoding LOW QUALITY PROTEIN: 50S ribosomal protein L15, chloroplastic (The sequence of the model RefSeq protein was modified relative to this genomic sequence to represent the inferred CDS: inserted 1 base in 1 codon), with amino-acid sequence MAMAAVEASLLSLCCPSSPFKGNLTGLKPKACNFTCLKLHSKKKRPLVIISQAAAAASVVTTSPGVRFRLDNLGQQPGSRKKGKRKGRGISAGQGNSCGFGMRGQKSRSGPGVRKGFEGGQVPLYRRIPKLRGIAGGMHVGLPKYVPVXLKDITAAGFQEGDEVSLETLKEKGLINPSGRERTLPLKVLGDGELSVKLNIKARAFSAAAKEKLEAAGCSLTVLPGRKKWVKPSVAKNLARAEEYFAKKRAAAAASEPTAA